The Altererythrobacter sp. ZODW24 genome window below encodes:
- the rpmH gene encoding 50S ribosomal protein L34 — protein MKRTFQPSNLVRKRRHGFRSRKATVGGRKILASRRARGRNKLSA, from the coding sequence ATGAAGCGTACTTTCCAGCCGAGCAATCTCGTGCGCAAGCGTCGTCACGGTTTCCGCTCACGCAAGGCAACAGTCGGCGGCCGTAAGATTCTGGCCTCGCGCCGCGCACGTGGCCGCAACAAACTCAGCGCCTGA
- a CDS encoding cyclic nucleotide-binding domain-containing thioredoxin-disulfide reductase has protein sequence MENIGVDLSVMPRTPLADDHVEAIREIATERSYQTSDMVAEVGDAMDRFVYVLDGEIEVVDPHTGNRMGDASLGPTQFMGELSFLNAGSFTLSMRATKATRTLEAPRKAMLDLMSNVPELSDHIITVFLARRRAQYEQSRSSIKLIGADKDSAVRKVGSFLSRNRIPFQSFDLDASDDEGARLCNLADHSPSVIFNADHVIEDPTPHKIAGLLGLDLNICDTEPLDLLIVGGGPAGVAAAVYAGAEGLKAMVIEDTAIGGQAGTSSRIENYMGFPTGISGADLVYRGQVQAMKFGTRFVMPRRVEELVRLEDGSFCAQLDHGGELCATAVLVATGVQYRKLPIERLEDFEGNGVFYAATEMEARFCRKKEAVIIGGGNSAGQAAMFLSRTAKHVHILVRSDSLAASMSSYLSQRLVADPKITIHYRAEVKELGGDDWLNCVTVKRPDGETQINCGGVFVMVGAAPNTEWLSGLVGLDDNGFVKTGEAAGQTSPFVTSAPGIFAVGDVREGSVKRVASSVGEGSVVVSTIWQYVAEYRLAEGQSALP, from the coding sequence ATGGAAAATATTGGCGTTGATCTGAGTGTAATGCCGCGCACACCGCTGGCCGATGATCATGTCGAGGCAATTCGCGAGATCGCCACAGAGCGAAGCTACCAAACCAGTGACATGGTCGCGGAAGTTGGCGATGCGATGGACCGCTTTGTCTATGTTTTGGACGGCGAGATTGAAGTGGTCGATCCCCACACTGGCAACCGGATGGGAGATGCCTCGCTGGGACCAACCCAGTTTATGGGCGAACTCTCATTTCTAAATGCTGGCAGCTTCACGCTGTCGATGCGGGCTACCAAGGCAACGCGCACATTGGAAGCGCCGCGCAAGGCGATGCTTGATTTGATGTCGAATGTGCCGGAGCTATCCGATCACATAATTACGGTTTTCCTGGCGCGGCGCCGCGCGCAATATGAGCAGAGCCGTAGCTCTATCAAGTTGATCGGTGCGGACAAAGACAGTGCCGTGCGCAAAGTAGGTAGCTTCCTTTCCCGCAACCGCATTCCGTTTCAGTCTTTCGATCTCGACGCGTCGGACGATGAAGGCGCGCGGCTGTGTAATCTGGCCGATCATTCGCCATCGGTAATCTTCAACGCCGACCATGTAATCGAAGACCCGACACCGCACAAAATTGCCGGGTTGCTCGGTCTGGACCTCAACATCTGCGATACCGAACCACTCGATCTCTTGATTGTGGGCGGCGGGCCAGCCGGGGTGGCTGCAGCAGTTTACGCCGGCGCCGAAGGCCTAAAAGCCATGGTGATCGAAGACACCGCGATTGGCGGACAAGCTGGTACCTCCAGCAGGATCGAAAATTACATGGGCTTTCCAACCGGGATATCAGGCGCCGACCTAGTCTATCGCGGACAAGTCCAGGCAATGAAGTTCGGCACGCGGTTTGTAATGCCGCGCCGGGTCGAAGAGCTCGTTCGCCTTGAAGACGGCAGCTTCTGCGCGCAGCTTGATCACGGGGGCGAATTATGCGCAACCGCCGTATTGGTCGCGACAGGAGTTCAATACCGCAAGCTACCGATTGAGCGGTTGGAAGACTTCGAGGGGAACGGTGTCTTCTATGCCGCGACCGAAATGGAAGCGCGCTTCTGCCGCAAGAAGGAAGCCGTAATCATCGGCGGCGGCAACTCAGCTGGACAGGCCGCAATGTTCCTCTCGCGCACGGCCAAGCACGTTCACATTCTGGTGCGCAGCGATAGCCTGGCTGCCTCAATGTCTTCTTATCTCTCACAGCGATTGGTTGCCGATCCGAAGATTACTATTCACTATCGCGCTGAAGTTAAGGAACTCGGCGGCGATGATTGGCTGAACTGCGTCACGGTGAAACGGCCTGACGGGGAGACGCAGATTAATTGCGGCGGTGTGTTCGTCATGGTTGGGGCCGCGCCAAACACTGAATGGCTGTCGGGTCTGGTCGGCTTGGATGACAACGGTTTCGTCAAGACAGGTGAGGCAGCAGGTCAGACTTCACCATTCGTCACGTCGGCCCCGGGCATCTTTGCGGTTGGCGATGTGCGCGAGGGATCTGTGAAACGTGTCGCCTCGTCGGTGGGCGAGGGGTCGGTCGTGGTTTCAACGATCTGGCAATATGTCGCGGAGTACAGGTTGGCCGAAGGACAAAGCGCCCTACCTTAA
- a CDS encoding alpha/beta hydrolase, whose protein sequence is MRSIIALLIAVATLLSIPANAQVISERVIVQEWVNGQWIEVGSQRYVDLKAGSIIAKAPPVPTGIAAYGPFRVLDDRRAALVGVTDSLSPRDFALMLRDFPNISALEMIECPGTDDDRANLQLGRLIRGAELKTVVPQGGSVRSGAVELFLAGARREMAADAEFAVHAWMDDLGRGPSDFSMNAEQNSIYLDYYREMGMDDAEARAFYAMTNSVVNEDAKWMTGSEMGNWVAGALEKTHKSASPMLAYLDLEPALP, encoded by the coding sequence ATGCGCTCGATTATCGCCCTCCTTATTGCTGTTGCCACGCTGCTGAGCATCCCTGCCAATGCGCAGGTAATCTCCGAGCGCGTGATTGTGCAGGAATGGGTGAACGGGCAATGGATCGAAGTCGGCTCGCAACGCTATGTCGATCTGAAGGCGGGCAGCATCATTGCGAAAGCGCCGCCGGTTCCAACCGGCATTGCAGCTTACGGCCCGTTCCGGGTGCTTGATGATCGGCGTGCGGCTTTGGTTGGGGTGACCGACAGTCTCAGCCCGCGGGACTTTGCGCTTATGCTTCGCGACTTCCCGAATATCTCTGCTTTGGAAATGATCGAATGCCCGGGCACCGATGACGACCGCGCGAATCTCCAGCTTGGGCGACTGATTCGCGGTGCAGAGCTTAAAACTGTCGTCCCGCAAGGCGGCTCGGTCCGATCAGGGGCGGTCGAGCTGTTCCTTGCGGGGGCAAGGCGCGAGATGGCGGCGGATGCAGAGTTCGCGGTTCACGCATGGATGGATGATCTTGGGCGAGGGCCTTCGGACTTCTCCATGAATGCCGAGCAAAACAGCATTTATCTCGATTATTACCGCGAAATGGGCATGGATGATGCGGAAGCCCGCGCCTTCTATGCTATGACCAATTCAGTGGTGAATGAAGACGCCAAATGGATGACCGGTAGCGAGATGGGCAACTGGGTCGCGGGAGCGCTTGAGAAGACTCACAAATCTGCCTCGCCGATGCTCGCATATCTTGACTTGGAGCCCGCCCTCCCTTAA
- the galE gene encoding UDP-glucose 4-epimerase GalE has translation MNEKCPVLVTGGAGYIGSHAVLALLDAGYRVAVIDNLVTGFRFAVPDDVAFYEGDIADGDLVARTIEEQGIKAVMHFAGSVVVPESVSDPLKYYSNNTVKSRALIESLVTGGVPHMIFSSTAATYGIPEVAQVTEDTPTVPINPYGWSKLMTEQMLSDTVAVSDMNCCVLRYFNVAGADPQGRTGQSTAGATHLIKVAVEAALGTRESVGVFGTDFDTPDGTGVRDYIHVADLAAAHVLALEALIEQPERSLTMNCGYGRGFSVMEVLDAVDRVTNNKISRVMEGRRAGDPDSLISDPSRIRSTLPWEPKYADLDQIVTHALNWERILSEKRANG, from the coding sequence ATGAATGAAAAGTGTCCTGTTCTCGTCACCGGCGGTGCCGGTTATATCGGTAGCCATGCTGTCCTCGCGCTGCTCGATGCCGGCTACCGCGTGGCGGTGATCGATAATCTGGTCACCGGCTTCCGCTTTGCAGTGCCGGATGATGTCGCTTTCTATGAAGGCGACATAGCTGATGGGGATCTGGTGGCGCGGACAATCGAGGAGCAGGGCATCAAAGCTGTGATGCACTTTGCCGGATCGGTGGTGGTTCCAGAATCAGTGTCCGACCCGCTAAAGTACTACAGCAACAACACGGTAAAGAGCCGCGCTCTGATCGAATCGCTCGTGACAGGCGGCGTGCCGCATATGATCTTCAGCTCGACCGCCGCGACCTATGGCATCCCTGAAGTCGCTCAGGTGACCGAAGATACGCCGACTGTGCCGATCAATCCCTACGGCTGGTCGAAGCTGATGACGGAGCAAATGCTCAGCGATACTGTGGCGGTCAGCGATATGAATTGCTGCGTCCTGCGATACTTCAATGTTGCAGGTGCTGATCCGCAAGGCCGCACTGGCCAATCCACCGCAGGTGCAACACATCTGATCAAAGTCGCGGTTGAGGCTGCGCTTGGCACGCGCGAATCGGTTGGAGTGTTTGGCACCGACTTCGACACGCCCGACGGCACCGGTGTTCGCGATTACATACATGTTGCAGATCTGGCCGCCGCCCATGTCCTCGCGCTGGAGGCGCTGATCGAACAGCCGGAACGCTCGCTGACCATGAATTGCGGATACGGCCGGGGCTTCTCCGTCATGGAAGTTCTCGATGCCGTCGACCGCGTGACGAACAACAAAATCAGCCGTGTAATGGAGGGGCGCCGTGCAGGCGATCCCGATTCGCTAATTTCGGACCCTTCACGCATCCGCAGCACTTTGCCTTGGGAGCCAAAATACGCCGATTTGGACCAGATCGTGACCCATGCCCTTAATTGGGAGCGGATTCTGTCCGAGAAGCGCGCAAACGGTTGA
- the yidD gene encoding membrane protein insertion efficiency factor YidD, giving the protein MKHIFIFIARAWQWGPSRILPPTCRFAPSCSEYAIQALTKHGAIKGGWLASKRILRCHPWGGHGFDPVP; this is encoded by the coding sequence ATGAAGCATATTTTCATCTTTATCGCGCGGGCCTGGCAATGGGGTCCGTCGCGAATTTTGCCGCCGACTTGCCGCTTTGCCCCGTCCTGTTCGGAATATGCCATACAGGCGCTCACCAAACATGGTGCGATCAAGGGTGGCTGGTTGGCGTCTAAGCGTATATTGCGCTGCCATCCATGGGGCGGGCACGGATTCGATCCGGTTCCTTAA
- the ykgO gene encoding type B 50S ribosomal protein L36 has product MKVRNSLKSLKTRHRDCRVIRRRGRTYVINKTNRRFKARQG; this is encoded by the coding sequence ATGAAAGTTCGCAACAGCCTCAAGTCGCTGAAAACCCGCCATCGCGATTGTCGCGTGATTCGTCGTCGTGGCCGCACTTATGTGATCAACAAGACCAATCGCCGCTTCAAGGCGCGCCAGGGTTAA
- a CDS encoding YifB family Mg chelatase-like AAA ATPase produces the protein MVALVSTVAYLGLEARAVEVQCQIAPGMPRFAVVGLPDKAVGESRERVQSALAAMGLSLPPKRITINLSPADLPKEGSHYDLPIALALLAAMGVTDAEQLADWVAVGELALDGRVVASPGVLLAAIHASGEEKGLICPAVQGAEARWASGIPVCAAPDLVSLLNHLKGTQLLAEPVAGEAEEPAHGPDLKQVKGQESAKRALEIAAAGGHNLLMIGPPGAGKSLLASCLPGILPLLTPGEALETSMVASVAGLLEGGKISRARPFRDPHHSASMAALTGGGLKVKPGEVSLAHLGVLFLDELPEFQRAVLDSLRQPLETGEVSVARANAHVTFPANVQLIAAMNPCRCGHLGDPALACSRAPKCAADYQSKVSGPLLDRIDLHVEVDPVSARDLALPPPAEGSAEVAARVAAARTLQSTRLEGTDMRSNADLDGDALEAHATPDEAGRKLLMQAADAMRLTARAYTRILRVARTIADLGGANEVGRIHVAEALSYRRQPPRA, from the coding sequence GTGGTCGCACTCGTATCGACAGTAGCCTATCTGGGCTTGGAAGCGCGCGCCGTAGAGGTGCAGTGCCAAATCGCGCCGGGCATGCCGCGCTTCGCCGTGGTTGGATTGCCGGATAAGGCCGTGGGCGAAAGCCGCGAGCGGGTGCAGAGCGCGCTTGCCGCTATGGGCCTGTCGCTGCCGCCGAAACGGATCACCATCAATCTATCGCCAGCCGATCTTCCGAAAGAAGGCTCGCATTACGATCTGCCGATTGCATTGGCACTGCTGGCGGCAATGGGCGTGACCGATGCGGAACAACTGGCTGACTGGGTCGCCGTTGGAGAGCTGGCGCTAGATGGCCGGGTGGTTGCATCGCCGGGCGTATTGCTCGCAGCAATCCATGCCAGCGGTGAAGAGAAAGGCCTGATCTGCCCTGCCGTCCAGGGAGCCGAAGCGCGCTGGGCCAGCGGCATTCCTGTATGCGCCGCGCCCGATCTGGTCAGCCTGCTCAACCATCTCAAGGGCACGCAGTTGCTCGCCGAACCTGTGGCGGGCGAGGCTGAAGAACCGGCGCACGGGCCAGATTTAAAGCAAGTCAAAGGTCAAGAATCCGCAAAACGCGCGCTCGAGATCGCGGCGGCAGGCGGGCACAATTTGCTCATGATCGGACCGCCGGGTGCGGGCAAAAGTCTGCTCGCGTCTTGTTTGCCGGGTATCTTGCCTCTGCTCACACCGGGCGAAGCGCTAGAAACTTCGATGGTCGCGTCGGTCGCTGGATTGCTAGAAGGCGGCAAAATCAGCCGCGCGCGCCCATTCCGCGATCCACACCATTCGGCTTCGATGGCAGCACTCACAGGCGGCGGTCTGAAGGTAAAACCCGGCGAAGTCAGTCTCGCGCATCTAGGCGTGTTGTTCCTAGACGAGCTGCCCGAATTTCAGCGGGCCGTTTTGGACTCACTGCGCCAGCCACTGGAAACCGGCGAAGTCAGCGTAGCCCGGGCCAACGCCCATGTGACTTTCCCCGCCAACGTCCAATTGATCGCCGCGATGAACCCGTGCCGCTGCGGCCATTTGGGCGATCCGGCACTGGCCTGTTCGCGCGCTCCAAAGTGCGCCGCCGATTATCAGTCCAAAGTCTCCGGCCCCTTGCTCGACCGGATTGATCTGCATGTCGAGGTTGATCCCGTCAGCGCCCGCGATCTCGCCCTACCACCGCCGGCAGAGGGTAGCGCCGAAGTTGCGGCCCGCGTTGCGGCCGCCCGCACACTGCAATCCACAAGGCTTGAAGGCACAGACATGCGCAGCAATGCTGATCTGGATGGAGACGCCTTGGAGGCCCATGCGACACCCGACGAAGCGGGCCGCAAACTCCTCATGCAAGCCGCCGACGCCATGCGCCTGACAGCCCGCGCCTATACCCGTATACTGCGTGTCGCCCGCACCATCGCCGACCTCGGCGGAGCGAATGAAGTAGGCCGTATCCATGTGGCCGAAGCGCTCAGTTACAGGCGGCAACCTCCAAGAGCCTGA
- the rnpA gene encoding ribonuclease P protein component, whose amino-acid sequence MAATNSAPESETTSQKIAVLTRRSDFLAANRGLRVARPGFVLLTHRNNGAGMRYGITITKKVGNAVVRNRMKRRFRELLRAHLPENGLPDHDHVLIGRDGGIERDYSKLEIELVAALTRAAAGKGDPPRRFRGGSGKRRK is encoded by the coding sequence GTGGCCGCAACAAACTCAGCGCCTGAGTCGGAAACGACTTCACAGAAAATTGCGGTGCTCACGCGCCGCTCTGATTTTCTAGCTGCAAACCGGGGACTGCGTGTCGCACGCCCCGGTTTTGTGCTGCTTACACACCGGAATAATGGCGCTGGCATGCGCTACGGCATTACGATCACCAAAAAGGTCGGCAATGCGGTTGTGCGCAACCGGATGAAGCGCCGTTTTCGCGAATTGCTGCGTGCGCATCTTCCTGAAAATGGCCTGCCAGATCACGATCACGTGCTGATCGGCCGCGATGGCGGGATCGAACGGGATTATTCCAAGCTCGAAATTGAGCTCGTCGCGGCGCTCACACGGGCTGCTGCGGGCAAGGGGGACCCACCTCGCCGTTTTCGTGGTGGGTCTGGTAAGCGTAGGAAATGA
- a CDS encoding HAD-IA family hydrolase — protein sequence MNTRQPDGPNPDSPNSVVFDVGRVLVQWDLRHLFAKLIDDHEQLEWFVANVVTAQWHFRADAGETVAALVAERKAEFPEYSALLDAYATRFLETIPGPIAGTHELAGRLAAAGTPLFGLTNFAEEFWAEFRPTQPVFDHFEDILVSGTEKLVKPDHAIYRLAEQRFSREPHELYFIDDSEPNVIAARECGWHAHLFRDAGELEVDLKAHGFLT from the coding sequence ATGAACACCCGCCAGCCAGATGGTCCAAACCCAGATAGTCCAAACAGTGTGGTGTTCGATGTAGGCCGCGTACTGGTGCAATGGGATTTGCGACACCTGTTTGCCAAACTGATTGACGATCACGAGCAGCTCGAGTGGTTTGTCGCCAATGTGGTCACGGCCCAATGGCACTTCCGCGCCGATGCGGGCGAAACTGTCGCCGCCCTGGTTGCGGAGCGCAAAGCCGAGTTTCCCGAATATTCCGCACTGCTCGATGCCTATGCCACGCGCTTCCTTGAAACGATTCCGGGGCCGATTGCCGGGACGCATGAGTTGGCCGGGCGGCTGGCAGCTGCTGGAACTCCGCTGTTCGGGCTAACCAATTTCGCGGAGGAGTTTTGGGCCGAGTTTCGCCCAACGCAGCCGGTATTCGATCATTTTGAAGATATTCTGGTGTCAGGCACGGAAAAGCTCGTGAAGCCTGACCATGCGATTTACCGGCTGGCGGAGCAGCGTTTTAGCCGGGAGCCGCATGAGCTCTATTTTATCGATGATAGCGAACCCAATGTTATCGCCGCGCGGGAATGCGGGTGGCACGCCCATCTCTTCCGTGATGCCGGCGAGCTTGAGGTTGATTTGAAGGCCCACGGGTTTTTGACATAA
- a CDS encoding helix-turn-helix domain-containing protein, whose product MGELREPLRELTACGLPEALEVMGERWSFMILRASFNGVYHFEEFLSELGIARNILSSRLGKLVEHEILDRQPCADDRRRIEYRLTEKGLDLLPAMLALRQWGQKYGSEVIEDPVLVDERDRMPIGPISIRAHDGRVIGPRDLHLQPRDKLGIRDHDDVQVEAAE is encoded by the coding sequence ATGGGCGAATTAAGAGAACCGCTACGTGAACTGACAGCCTGCGGGCTGCCAGAAGCGCTGGAAGTTATGGGGGAGCGCTGGTCCTTCATGATCTTACGCGCCTCATTCAATGGCGTGTATCATTTCGAAGAGTTTCTGAGTGAGCTCGGGATTGCCCGTAACATCTTGTCGAGTCGTCTCGGTAAATTGGTCGAGCACGAGATTCTCGACCGCCAACCATGTGCAGATGACCGTCGCCGGATCGAGTACCGCCTGACGGAAAAAGGTCTCGACCTGCTTCCCGCGATGCTTGCACTGCGTCAGTGGGGCCAGAAATATGGCTCCGAAGTTATCGAAGACCCTGTGTTGGTCGATGAGCGCGACCGGATGCCGATCGGACCAATTTCAATCCGTGCCCATGATGGCCGCGTGATCGGCCCCCGTGATCTGCACCTGCAGCCGCGCGACAAGCTTGGCATACGCGATCACGATGACGTGCAGGTGGAAGCAGCTGAGTAA